A part of Biomphalaria glabrata chromosome 3, xgBioGlab47.1, whole genome shotgun sequence genomic DNA contains:
- the LOC106057122 gene encoding probable fumarate hydratase, mitochondrial isoform X2: MADSVYEDFSDRLSEVNGLTSQVCRIETDTFGEIEVPADKYYGANTARSLINFNIGGPSEKMPTSVIKAFGILKRCAAIVNKDYGLDKSIADLIVKASDEVIAGKLDVHFPLSIWQTGSGTQTNMNVNEVISNRAIEMTGGLKGSKQPVHPNDHVNKSQSSNDAFPTAMHIAVAMEINKTLFPALDFLTDALSKKVKEFQNIIKIGRTHLQDATPLTLGQEFSAYLQQVKYGKERILATFPRLLELAIGGTAVGTGLNAGKGFAEKTAAQIAEYAKIPFVSATNKFESLAAHDALVEVHGALNVLACSLMKIGNDIRLLGSGPRCGLGELNLPENEPGSSIMPGKVNPTQCEALTMVAAQVMGNQTAVSIGGSMGHFELNVFKPLIVSNVLRSIRLLADACTSFTKYCVLGIVANKDRINQLRDESLMLVTALNPYIGYDNAAKIAKKAHAEGTSLKSAALSLGLVTEANFDKWVRPEKMLGP, from the exons ATGGCTGACTCAGTATATGAGGATTTCTCAGACAGATTAAGTGAAGTCAATGGATTGACTTCTCAG GTGTGTCGCATTGAAACAGACACCTTTGGGGAGATAGAAGTGCCTGCTGATAAATATTATGGTGCTAATACAGCAAGGTCCCTCATTAACTTTAACATTGGAGGACCTTCTGAAAAAATGCCA ACTTCTGTTATCAAAGCATTTGGCATTCTGAAAAGGTGTGCTGCTATTGTGAATAAAGACTATGGTTTAGATAAAAGTATAGCTGATCTCATAGTAAAAGCTTCTGATGAG GTTATTGCTGGTAAGCTAGATGTGCATTTTCCATTGTCAATATGGCAGACGGGTTCTGGAACTCAGACTAACATGAATGTTAATGAGGTCATCAGCAACCGAGCAATTGAAATGACTGGTGGGCTGAAGGGTTCAAAGCAACCTGTTCACCCTAATGACCATGTGAACAAATCACAG AGTTCCAATGATGCTTTCCCTACTGCCATGCACATAGCTGTAGCCATGGAGataaacaaaacactttttcCAGCCTTGGATTTTCTGACTGATGCTCTATCTAAAAAAGTGAAAGAGTTTCAGAATATTATCAAGATTGGCAGGACTCACCTGCAG GATGCCACTCCATTAACTTTGGGACAAGAGTTTAGTGCCTATTTACAGCAAGTCAAGTATGGAAAGGAAAGAATACTTGCAACCTTCCCAAGGTTGTTGGAGCTTGCCATTG gtGGGACAGCTGTTGGTACTGGACTCAATGCTGGTAAAGGCTTTGCTGAGAAAACAGCTGCACAGATAGCAGAGTACGCCA AAATTCCTTTTGTTTCTGCGACCAACAAGTTTGAATCTCTGGCTGCCCATGATGCTCTTGTTGAAGTACACGGTGCATTAAATGTTCTTGCCTGCAGCTTGATGAAAATAGGCAATGACATCAGACTTCTTGGATCAGGGCCCAGGTGTGGTCTTGGAGAGTTGAACTTACCAGAGAATGAACCTGGAAGCAGTATCATGCCAG gtaaaGTTAACCCAACACAGTGTGAAGCCTTGACCATGGTTGCAGCCCAGGTGATGGGTAACCAGACTGCTGTTTCCATTGGAGGCAGCATGGGTCATTTTGAGTTAAACGTTTTCAAACCCTTGATAGTCAGTAATGTGCTCAGGTCTATACGTCTCCTTGCTGATGCCTGCACATCTTTCACTAAATACTGTGTGCTGGGAATTGTGGCGAATAAGGACAGAATAAATCAACTCCGAGATGAATCCCTGATGCTGGTCACAGCATTAAACCCGTATATCGGCTATGATAATGCCGCTAAAATTGCCAAGAAGGCTCATGCCGAGGGTACAAGTTTAAAGTCTGCTGCTCTTTCGCTTGGCCTCGTGACGGAAGCTAATTTTGACAAGTGGGTGAGACCTGAGAAAATGTTAGGCCCATga